From a single Brassica oleracea var. oleracea cultivar TO1000 chromosome C5, BOL, whole genome shotgun sequence genomic region:
- the LOC106344570 gene encoding uncharacterized protein LOC106344570: MSDVSLVAEALISFHHVEPPPHPEKSGVTDLKLKWSVRQGRSKATGPSRKKGEHTRASPSTPLSWSDATSLSGGGAGGGSGVAAFEESSCTVKLSEAVRSKVRLV; encoded by the coding sequence ATGTCCGATGTTTCACTGGTGGCGGAGGCGCTGATCTCCTTCCACCATGTTGAGCCGCCGCCTCATCCCGAGAAGAGCGGCGTGACGGATCTCAAGCTGAAATGGAGTGTGCGACAGGGGAGAAGCAAGGCTACGGGGCCATCGAGAAAGAAGGGAGAGCATACTCGTGCCAGTCCCTCTACGCCTCTTTCTTGGAGCGACGCCACTTCTCTCAGCGGTGGTGGTGCAGGTGGAGGCAGCGGTGTCGCTGCCTTTGAAGAGTCCAGTTGCACTGTGAAATTGTCAGAGGCTGTTAGATCTAAGGTTCGTTTGGTTTAG
- the LOC106344571 gene encoding probable mediator of RNA polymerase II transcription subunit 37e: MSGGKGEGPAIGIDLGTTYSCVGVWQHDRVEIIANDQGNRTTPSYVAFTDSERLIGDAAKNQVAMNPINTVFDAKRLIGRRFSDSSVQSDMKLWPFKIIPGPADKPMIVVSYKGEEKQFAAEEISSMVLIKMREIAEAYLGVTIKNAVVTVPAYFNDSQRQATKDAGVIAGLNVMRIINEPTAAAIAYGLDKKATSVGEKNVLIFDLGGGTFDVSLLTIEEGIFEVKSTAGDTHLGGEDFDNRMVNHFVQEFKRKSKKDISGNPRALRRLRTACERAKRTLSSTAQTTIEIDSLFEGIDFYSALTRARFEELNMDLFRKCMEPVEKCLRDAKMDKSTVHDVVLVGGSTRIPKVQQLLQDFFNGKELCKSINPDEAVAYGAAVQ; this comes from the exons ATGTCTGGTGGTAAAGGAGAAGGTCCAGCGATCGGAATCGATCTGGGCACGACCTACTCGTGCGTCGGAGTATGGCAACACGATCGTGTTGAGATCATCGCTAATGATCAAGGTAACAGGACGACTCCGTCTTACGTGGCCTTCACCGACTCGGAGAGGTTGATTGGTGATGCCGCCAAAAACCAAGTCGCCATGAATCCGATTAACACCGTCTTCG ATGCAAAGAGATTGATTGGTAGAAGATTCAGCGACTCATCAGTCCAAAGCGACATGAAGCTATGGCCTTTCAAGATCATCCCTGGTCCTGCCGACAAACCCATGATCGTCGTCAGCTACAAAGGAGAAGAGAAGCAGTTTGCCGCCGAGGAGATCTCCTCCATGGTTCTCATCAAGATGCGTGAGATAGCTGAAGCTTACCTTGGCGTCACCATCAAGAATGCTGTGGTCACTGTCCCTGCCTACTTCAACGACTCTCAGCGTCAAGCTACAAAGGACGCTGGTGTCATCGCTGGTTTGAACGTCATGCGTATCATCAACGAGCCTACAGCAGCAGCCATTGCCTATGGTCTTGACAAGAAGGCGACCAGTGTTGGAGAGAAGAATGTCTTGATCTTTGATCTCGGTGGTGGTACTTTTGATGTCTCTCTTCTCACCATTGAAGAAGGTATCTTTGAGGTCAAGTCTACTGCTGGAGACACTCATCTTGGCGGGGAGGATTTCGACAACAGGATGGTTAACCATTTTGTCCAAGAGTTTAAGAGGAAGAGCAAGAAGGACATTAGCGGCAACCCTAGAGCTCTGAGGAGGTTGAGGACTGCCTGCGAGAGAGCAAAGAGAACTCTTTCTTCCACTGCTCAGACCACCATCGAGATTGACTCTTTGTTTGAGGGGATTGATTTCTACTCTGCACTCACTCGTGCTAGGTTCGAAGAGCTCAACATGGATCTTTTCAGAAAGTGTATGGAGCCTGTGGAGAAGTGTCTACGTGATGCTAAGATGGACAAGAGTACAGTCCACGATGTTGTCCTCGTCGGAGGCTCTACACGTATCCCAAAAGTCCAACAGCTTCTCCAGGATTTCTTCAATGGAAAAGAGCTTTGCAAGTCCATTAACCCTGACGAGGCTGTGGCTTATGGTGCAGCGGTTCAG